The genomic DNA GTTCGTGCATGAATCTGGACGGGCTGGTGTTTTCGCCTTCGGTGATGGCGTACCGATTGCCGACAGAGGCGGAGTGGGTCTATGCGGCGGAACGCAACTGGAATCCGGAGAAAGGCTGGCACAACGGCAATTCCGGTTTTGAACTGCAGAACGTGTGCACGTCGTTTGTTGGCGAGGATAGCCTGTGTGACATGGCGGGCAACGTGATGGAATGGGTGAACGACTGGTTTACGCCCTTGCGCGATACGACAGTCCACAATTTCGTTGGAGCCCCTGATGGCGGGACTCTCGGGGAACGTGTCGTGAAAGGTGGCAGTTACAGGAACGCCGTTGGCTCGATTAACCGTTATTCGCGAGGTGACATCTACACGGTCACATCTGCATCGCAGTCTGATTACGTCGGGTTCAGGCTTGCGTTCGGTGCAATCGAATCTCCGGTATGGTTGGGCAAGGATGGCAAGCAGGTGAATTCGGTAGTGTCGGTGCTTGCGGGGGCGATGGATATCCGCAGGTGGGCGGGCACGTTCAAGGCGAAACTCGCGTTCCGTAACGACGAAACGGGCAACCTTGCGTTTGTGGACTATACTCAGGGTGGTTCCGTGGTGACCGAAATTGAGGATACGCTCAATGTTTACCATCCGGATATTTCACCCGATGGAAACTGGGTGGCGTTCTGCACGGGCCTTGAAGGCGTTCGTGGTAAGTCTAGCGTGTATGTGCGTTCGCTGGATTCCATAGGCTCGGGGCTTGTGAAGCTTGATGTGGAAAATGCGGCGATTCCCCGATGGCGCGTGCTTGAATCGGGCGATACGGTGATTGTTTACGTAACCGATGCGGGCAACAACAAGGACGAATCTGTATTTAAGCAGGCGAGTACGTGGCAGGTTCGCTTTTCGAAAGGAAAGTTCGGCACGCCCGAAAAATTATTCGGCGGTGCTTATCACGGAGGCGTGAGCGATGGCAATTCCTTTGCGGTAAGTGGTGCGAGATTGTTGCGTGCGCGCGTGGCGGGGGTCGATACCGTTTGGTACAACGGCGAACAGGCGTGCAATGCTTCGCTCAGTAAGGACAATTCCAAACAGACGCTGTTCCTGGATTTTGCCTCGCGTACGGGTACTGACTTTGTAGGGAAATCCTACGGTGCGCACGAGGTCGCCTTCGTGGCGGATAGTGCGGGTCGCTTGGTGCGCTACGTGATGGCTCCCGAGGGCTATGCCTTTGACCATACCGAATGGATGCAGGGGACAAACCACATGTTTGTCGCCTCGCTTACCGATGCAAACGGCAGGCATGCCCGTATCGCGATGGTTGATTCGTACAGTGGCAAGTCAGTCGTTCTCCTTGAAGGCGAAGAAATCTGGCACCCCGCCTTCTGGGCTTTGCCGATGGATGTTTCGGGTGAGTCGTCGCTCAATCCGGACAGTGCCGGCCTCTACTTTGTGGAGGGCAAGGAAAATCACGTGTTGGCCGGCAAGATGCACATGTTCTGGCACAACCACGATTCCATTGAGGTTGTCGTGTTTGGTAATTCCCGCATGTTGTTTGGCGTGAACCCCATGCAGATGGAAGATTACTACGTGTTCAATTTCGGAACGGTCCCCTGCGACATGAACGCTTCGTACTACATGTTTTCGAACTATGTGTTGCCACATTCCCCGAACCTGAAATTCGTTGTGGTCGGGATTGACCCTGATATGTGGTGGATTGATGATACGGAATGGAATATCGACAACAATATCAAGTACGTGCCCGGCTTTGCCTACGATGCCTATCACGGTTTTTGGAAGGAGGGCGTGAGCGATGAATTTGTACAGATGGTGGATAACAACTTCCGCGCGGACAACGATTACAACAATGCTGCCCCTTATCGTGGGTGGATTCAGCTTATCGGGGAACATGGCTGGGACAAGGATTTGTCGTCGACGGAAATCGTGAACGATACCACGGATAGCGACCTTTCGAAAACGCTTGACCAGGAACTGGAAATGCTCGTGAACCTCGTGAACATGGCGAAGGACCGTGGAGTGAAGGTTCTGGGTGTGACTGCCCCGCTATGCCCCTGCTACAAGAAAACGGGAGCTTACGGGCGCTACGGGCTCAGACGCAGCCAGGCGAAGGAATTCTTCGAAAAAGTTCATGCATACGATGCTCGCGAGGACTATTTCAGGTTCCTTGACGAGAACAAGATGGGCGACCACGATTATCCGCTCGAAGTAGGGTTTGATTACGACCACATCAACTACGTGGGTTCTGCGATTCTTACATCGCGTGTCTATTATGTGCTAAGACAGATGGAGTGATTGCGATGAAAGGGGTGTTGGTTTTTCTGCTGTTTGCTGCGTTCGCGGTGCTTGGGGCGTGTTCGAATTCCGCAAGCGCATCTGGTGAGCGGGAAGGGGCTGCCCGCAAGTCCCTGCTGGATTCGTTCGACCTTGCCAGCATGGTGCCGGTTTACGCACTCGGTGAATCCGTTACCCTGGGGACGGACGACTCTAACGCTCTTGCGCATGCGCGGCCTGCGATGCAGGTGTCGTTCGATTACGATTACTTTATCGGTAAGCACGAGGTTACCTGCGCCGAAATGGGCAAGGACTGCGGAGATTCGCTCCCTGCGGTAAACGTCACCTACTACGATGCCGTCTTGTATGCCAACCGCCGGAGTGTTGCCGAAGGGTTCGATACGGCCTATACCTACACCGGGACCACGTTCGATAACGAGGGCTCGTGTGTGAATCTGGAGGGGCTCGTGTTCCTGCCGACGGTAAGCGCGTATCGCCTTCCCACGGAAGCGGAATGGGTGTATGCGGCAAGTGGTGGGTGGAAGCCCGATTCGGGCTGGAATGCGGACAATTCTGATTACCGTGCACATGAGGTCTGCAGCGCGTTTATCGATGGTAATGGGGTCTGTGACATGGCGGGCAACGTGATGGAATGGGTAAACGACTGGTATGTGCCGTTCCGTATGGAACCGGTTGCGGATTATGTCGGCGGGATTGATGGTGGTGTGCTTGGCGAGCGTGTCGTGAAGGGCGGAAGCTACAGGAATTCTGCCGCATCGATGCATCTGTATTCCCGTGGCGACATCTACACGGTCACGTCTGTTTCGAAGGCGGAGTATGTGGGGTTTAGGCTAGCGTTTGGCCCGATAAGGAGCCCGATGTGGTTGAACAGGGATGGACAGCAGAAAAGCATCATCGTGTCGATTTTGGCAAATTCGATGGATATGCGTCATGAGTTGGGTACGAATAAAGTAAAAATTGCGTTCCGCGATGACGAAACGGGAAAACTCGCCTTCGTGGACTATTCGGGCGATAATCCGCGCGTGGTAGAAATTGACGATTCTATAGAAGTGTACCATCCGGATATATCGCCCGACGGGAACCGCGTTGCTTTTTGCACGGGGCTTGAAGGTGTATCGGGCAAGTCAAGCGTGTATGTACGAACGCTTGATTCTATAGGTTCGGGGCTCGTAAAGCTCGATGTGGAAAATGCGGCGATTCCCCGATGGCGCGTGCTTGAATCGGGCGATACGGTGGTTGTTTTCGTGACCGATGCAGGCAACAACAAGGATGAATCTGCGTTTAGGCAGGCGAGCACGTGGCAGGTTCGTTTTTCGGATGGCAAGTTCGGTGAGCCCGAGAAATTGTTCGATGGCGCGTACCACGGGGGTATAAGCCGGGATGGAAAACTTGCCGTGAGCGGAGCGAGACTCCTGCGCGCCCGCGTTTCTGGGCATGATACGCTCTGGTACAACGGCGAACAGGCGTGCAATGCAAGCCTTTCGCACGATAAGTCGAAACGAACCCTCTTCCTGGATTTTGCGGGAACGACGGGCCGCAAGTTTGTGGGGGAAGACTACGCGACGCACGAGGTGATTCTTTATGCCGATAGTACGGGAACGCTGGAACGTTTTACGAAGGCTCCTGCACCCTACACTTTCGACCATACAGAATGGATATACGGTGCAGATTCCCTTGTGGTGGCGACACAGGTGGATGTCGATGGCGCGCATCGCAAGGTGGTTGCCTTGAACGCATTCACGGGCGATGTGCTCGAAATGTTGTGCGGCGAGGAACTCTGGCACCCCGCCGTATGGGTCAATGCGTATGATCGTGCGGTCGTCAATCCCGATTTGGATATCGATAGCGCGGGAGTTTATTTCACGCCGCAGATGGAATTCTACGGGCTGGAATTGCGTGTAAAGATGGAATATTTCTGGAAATCCCGCGATAGCGTTACGGCAGTGGTGCTCGGGTCCTCGAGGGCGATGTTCGGCGTGAATGCCTCTTACGTGCAATCGGAAAATCTCCTAAACATGGCTTTTTCTTCGGGAGACATTTTCGGAATGGAATTCCTGACGGAGCATTACGTGTTCAGCCATTTGCCAAAACTCCGGTTCCTGGTACTTGAATTCTCGCCGGATTTCATGTGGGTGACCGAGAATTCGTCGTGGAACTCGATTTACGAGAATTCCCCGGGGCTCAGGTACGACGAGTCTCACGGTTTTTGGGTGGATTCGCTCCCGAAGGGCTTTGAAACGCTTGTTGAAAAATCGTATAAGGCACGGCCCGGTCAGATGTTGCCCTACAGTTTCGATGAATTTCTGTTGCCCTCGGGTGGCTGGGGTGAACCTTCGGTATCGAACGATTCTACACTGTTCCGCCTGGATTTGCCCGCTGTCGTAAACAACATGGCTACGCTCGAAAAACTGGTAGGGGAGGCTCGTGCCCGTGGTATAGAAGTCGTGCTGCTCGTGACACCGCAAAATCCGCGCTATGCGAAAACGGGCGCGTATGGTGTTTATGGGGTGCGCCGCTCGGTAGCGCAGGAACTTCTGGAGCGCGCGAAGGCGCTGGACGTGCTGTTCCTGGATGAAAACAAGATGGGTAATCACGACTACAAATCGAGCATGGCGTTCAATACCGACCATCTCGGTCGTGAGGGTGCAAAGCAGCTTTCGGAACGCCTGGATTCGTTGTTTAAAACGCTTGAATAGGGGCTTTTTTCGGGGTGAAATTTCTTTCATTTTCCTTATATTTTTAGGGATTTTTCTATATTTCGGGCTGTATGCAAAGCCCTCGAAAAC from Fibrobacter sp. UWR3 includes the following:
- a CDS encoding TIGR02171 family protein — its product is MKGVLVFLLFAAFAVLGACSNSASASGEREGAARKSLLDSFDLASMVPVYALGESVTLGTDDSNALAHARPAMQVSFDYDYFIGKHEVTCAEMGKDCGDSLPAVNVTYYDAVLYANRRSVAEGFDTAYTYTGTTFDNEGSCVNLEGLVFLPTVSAYRLPTEAEWVYAASGGWKPDSGWNADNSDYRAHEVCSAFIDGNGVCDMAGNVMEWVNDWYVPFRMEPVADYVGGIDGGVLGERVVKGGSYRNSAASMHLYSRGDIYTVTSVSKAEYVGFRLAFGPIRSPMWLNRDGQQKSIIVSILANSMDMRHELGTNKVKIAFRDDETGKLAFVDYSGDNPRVVEIDDSIEVYHPDISPDGNRVAFCTGLEGVSGKSSVYVRTLDSIGSGLVKLDVENAAIPRWRVLESGDTVVVFVTDAGNNKDESAFRQASTWQVRFSDGKFGEPEKLFDGAYHGGISRDGKLAVSGARLLRARVSGHDTLWYNGEQACNASLSHDKSKRTLFLDFAGTTGRKFVGEDYATHEVILYADSTGTLERFTKAPAPYTFDHTEWIYGADSLVVATQVDVDGAHRKVVALNAFTGDVLEMLCGEELWHPAVWVNAYDRAVVNPDLDIDSAGVYFTPQMEFYGLELRVKMEYFWKSRDSVTAVVLGSSRAMFGVNASYVQSENLLNMAFSSGDIFGMEFLTEHYVFSHLPKLRFLVLEFSPDFMWVTENSSWNSIYENSPGLRYDESHGFWVDSLPKGFETLVEKSYKARPGQMLPYSFDEFLLPSGGWGEPSVSNDSTLFRLDLPAVVNNMATLEKLVGEARARGIEVVLLVTPQNPRYAKTGAYGVYGVRRSVAQELLERAKALDVLFLDENKMGNHDYKSSMAFNTDHLGREGAKQLSERLDSLFKTLE
- a CDS encoding TIGR02171 family protein; this encodes MRFLVPFVVFCLCFLCSCSNSVSEWEREEQNRISPLDSFELKDMSLVRSFGKKVSIGTDNSSASLKDRPSMRVVFDYDFFIGTHEITCAEMGRPCEDSLPATRVTYFDAVLYANKRSIEEGFDTAYSYTGATFDAFGSCMNLDGLVFSPSVMAYRLPTEAEWVYAAERNWNPEKGWHNGNSGFELQNVCTSFVGEDSLCDMAGNVMEWVNDWFTPLRDTTVHNFVGAPDGGTLGERVVKGGSYRNAVGSINRYSRGDIYTVTSASQSDYVGFRLAFGAIESPVWLGKDGKQVNSVVSVLAGAMDIRRWAGTFKAKLAFRNDETGNLAFVDYTQGGSVVTEIEDTLNVYHPDISPDGNWVAFCTGLEGVRGKSSVYVRSLDSIGSGLVKLDVENAAIPRWRVLESGDTVIVYVTDAGNNKDESVFKQASTWQVRFSKGKFGTPEKLFGGAYHGGVSDGNSFAVSGARLLRARVAGVDTVWYNGEQACNASLSKDNSKQTLFLDFASRTGTDFVGKSYGAHEVAFVADSAGRLVRYVMAPEGYAFDHTEWMQGTNHMFVASLTDANGRHARIAMVDSYSGKSVVLLEGEEIWHPAFWALPMDVSGESSLNPDSAGLYFVEGKENHVLAGKMHMFWHNHDSIEVVVFGNSRMLFGVNPMQMEDYYVFNFGTVPCDMNASYYMFSNYVLPHSPNLKFVVVGIDPDMWWIDDTEWNIDNNIKYVPGFAYDAYHGFWKEGVSDEFVQMVDNNFRADNDYNNAAPYRGWIQLIGEHGWDKDLSSTEIVNDTTDSDLSKTLDQELEMLVNLVNMAKDRGVKVLGVTAPLCPCYKKTGAYGRYGLRRSQAKEFFEKVHAYDAREDYFRFLDENKMGDHDYPLEVGFDYDHINYVGSAILTSRVYYVLRQME